One genomic segment of Rhizorhabdus phycosphaerae includes these proteins:
- a CDS encoding iron-sulfur cluster assembly scaffold protein: protein MSATLYNAQILRLATAIPHQQRLEQPQATVSRRSPICGSRVTVDVALDPDGRVAALGQEVRACALGQAAAALMGEHAIGRSPGDLAEARDALAAFLAGERDDPGDWPGLEIFLPARPHAARHPSIRLAFEAVAEAAAAARDATHSVTQESQTR from the coding sequence ATGTCGGCCACGCTTTACAATGCGCAGATATTGCGGCTCGCGACCGCCATTCCCCATCAGCAGCGGCTGGAGCAGCCGCAGGCGACGGTGTCGCGCCGTTCGCCCATCTGCGGCAGCCGCGTAACCGTGGACGTTGCGCTCGACCCTGACGGTCGAGTCGCGGCGCTGGGGCAGGAAGTTCGTGCTTGCGCGCTCGGCCAGGCTGCGGCGGCGCTTATGGGCGAACATGCGATCGGGCGGAGTCCGGGCGATCTAGCCGAAGCGCGCGACGCGCTGGCCGCCTTTCTCGCCGGCGAGCGCGACGATCCGGGCGACTGGCCCGGGTTGGAGATATTTCTTCCGGCGCGGCCTCACGCGGCCCGCCATCCCTCGATTCGCCTCGCGTTCGAGGCGGTCGCCGAGGCTGCCGCTGCCG